In a single window of the Thunnus maccoyii chromosome 7, fThuMac1.1, whole genome shotgun sequence genome:
- the tjp3 gene encoding tight junction protein ZO-3 isoform X2 yields MEELTIWEQHTITLNKDPKLGFGFAISGGKDKPHPDNGDTAVVVSDVLPNGPAMGRLFTKDQIVMVNGVSMENVHSNYTIQTLKSCGKTANVTVKRPRKIQIPATARPSRAASHSNLLDQDPPRRARRYSDGSDNRDSNRYRYRARSTTPDRNGHGNTLPLMSTGYKRLPQQDVAEKPIRTTLVKKKITDEYGLKLGSQIFIKHMTESGLAAKEGTLQEGDLILKINGMTTENLSLLETKHLVEKSRGKLTMTVLRDNRKFLVSIPEVEDSAPNSEDDHRRDSSSELEDISDLDMPSHRASRQPTREKRTRRTRAEPPPAKSRDSSPVRSTLSRPAPRSYATRRALSDSESDRSASPPPTRRERDSPEMKDQSSKYKTLSGVSTLPNPRSSPVVHNWTTSRTSSSASRPRRPVSDSDSDRSASPPPRSHGPRPDSRYKVLPDLPHPGLRASPVHVRQEPPRRVNSPVRAPPPDSESESDSSLGPPQRQSTTYSQDSNSRYRVLPDVSQQPQLEPPRWSAASVTASNPPPKAHSESESEASYASVPRRESTDSGNSAKDKVLREIKSPSVAVRQEPPRRVPSLTRPPPDDSSGSDQLSYLRRSGSSERGETHRSVPAAANGSGTLRSGISVKSNPPAYSKSTEEPIYSLPPDSYPSPANPGYSSDVHTVAFVKEGSVGLRLVGGNDVGIFVGGVQPNSPAYDQGMKEGDQIMQVNKVDFGHFTREDAANFLLNIKRGEMVEICTQNKMDIYKKIIKSNLADNFYIRTHFDHEADTPIGLNFTRGEVFRVVDTMHRGKLGNWLAIRMGNDLHELDKGTIPNQAKAETLASIEQAQRGTGEKQVTGPRAEFWKLRGLRGNKKNEKNVRRSRDDLLQLTIQGKFPAYERVLLREANFKRPIVIMGPLNDIAMDKLAREMPDEYEVADMVPRGGGDGGSTVIKLDTVRRIAEKDKHPLLDITPTAVERLNYIQYHPMVLFLDPHSRKDVKTMRQKYNPNSNKSSRRLYTQALKLRKHCSHLFSARIDLQPSSNVWYEILKDKIRHQQSKPVWVSEVTLESGGEQDLDALDQTQSDYLSAASDLEDTDGEAFTDGEAYTDNEDLEEAYPGQQAARLPRGSRVAGAALARSSEPASGHHSPAMDSEPEPDSYSLREIPPLMHVPEPRSLHRENPSPPHSADEEEDPSHRSFMDSDFSALDRGTPTTPSDGPPDFIAPDPSTRYSVNEPTYAEVQRENPQHASLSTIEDKLQEARSAEPQAQAEEKKGPQFIVLAHHHQAVQYRRTQIRGGSDSSEDEEDEMDDIEWGPATEL; encoded by the exons ATGGAGGAGTTAACGATATGGGAGCAACATACAATAACACTAAACAAA GATCCCAAACTGGGGTTCGGTTTTGCCATATCAGGAGGCAAAGACAAACCTCATCCAGACAATGGGGATACAGCTGTGGTGGTGTCCGACGTGCTGCCAAATGGACCGGCCATGGGACGACTGTT CACCAAAGACCAAATAGTCATGGTCAACGGAGTGTCTATGGAGAACGTCCACTCTAACTACACCATTCAGACCCTCAAGAGTTGTGGCAAGACAGCCAACGTT ACAGTGAAACGGCCTCGTAAGATCCAGATCCCGGCGACTGCCAGGCCGTCTCGGGCCGCCTCCCACTCAAACCTGCTGGACCAGGACCCTCCCAGACGAGCACGTCGCTACTCTGATGGCAGCGACAACCGAGATTCCAACCGCTACCGTTACCGCGCGCGCAGCACCACGCCTGACCGCAACGGACATGGAAACACACTACCCTTAATGTCAACAGGGTACAAGAGGCTGCCGCAACAGGACGTTGCTGAGAAACCCATCAGAACGACTcttgttaaaaagaaaatcacagatG AATACGGATTGAAGCTCGGCAGTCAGATCTTTATAAAGCACATGACAGAATCAGGCCTAGCTGCAAAGGAAGGCACGCTGCAGGAGGGAGACCTCATTCTCAAG ATCAATGGCATGACGACAGAGAATCTTTCCCTGCTGGAGACCAAGCACCTGGTGGAGAAGAGCAGGGGCAAACTGACCATGACAGTGCTCAGGGACAACCGCAAGTTCCTGGTCAGCATCCCAGAGGTGGAGGACAGCGCCCCCAACAGTGAAGACGACCACCGCCGAGACAGCAGCTCTGAGCTGGAGG ACATTTCAGACCTTGACATGCCCTCTCACAGAGCATCTCGTCAACCCACCAGAGAGAAACGGACACGCAG aacGAGAGCTGAACCTCCTCCAGCTAAGTCTCGGGATTCATCACCTGTGCGCTCCACCTTGAGTCGACCTGCTCCAAGAAGCTACGCCACTCGCAGAG CTCTGTCTGACTCGGAGTCGGACCGCagtgcctctcctcctcccaccaGGAGAGAACGAGACAGTCCGGAGATGAAGGACCAGTCCAGCAAATACAA AACTCTGTCTGGAGTGTCAACCCTCCCCAACCCCAGATCCTCTCCTGTAGTTCACAACTGGACCACCTCTCGAACTTCCTCCTCCGCCTCACGGCCCCGAAGGCCGGTGTCAGATTCGGACTCTGACCGCAGCGCTTCCCCGCCACCACGCAGTCATGGCCCCCGGCCAGACAGCAGATACAA AGTTCTTCCTGACCTGCCCCACCCAGGGCTGAGAGCTTCCCCCGTCCACGTTCGACAGGAGCCACCAAGGAGGGTCAACTCTCCTGTCAGAGCCCCGCCCCCAg ACTCTGAGTCCGAGTCAGATAGCAGCTTGGGGCCTCCTCAGAGGCAGAGCACCACATACAGCCAGGACTCCAACAGCAGATACAG AGTCCTGCCAGATGTTTCCCAGCAGCCCCAGCTGGAGCCGCCAAGATGGAGTGCCGCCAGCGTCACTGCCAGCAATCCACCACCAAaag CTCATTCAGAGTCTGAATCAGAGGCCAGTTATGCATCTGTCCCTCGCAGAGAATCTACAGACAGCGGAAACTCAGCCAAAGACAA AGTCCTTCGTGAGATAAAATCCCCCTCAGTCGCTGTGAGGCAGGAGCCCCCTCGGCGAGTCCCATCACTCACCAGACCTCCTCCTGACG ATTCCTCAGGGTCAGACCAGCTTTCATACCTCAGGAGGTCAGGGAGCTCCGAGCGGGGCGAGACCCACCGCAG TGTTCCCGCTGCAGCTAATGGATCTGGCACCCTGAGGTCTGGCATTTCAGTGAAGAGCAACCCACCTGCCTACT CCAAGTCTACAGAAGAGCCCATTTACTCTTTACCTCCAGATTCTTACCCATCACCAGCCAATCCAGG GTACAGCTCAGATGTGCACACAGTGGCATTTGTGAAGGAGGGCAGTGTGGGTCTGAGACTCGTGGGGGGCAACGATGTCGGTATCTTTGTAGGTGGAGTTCAGCCAAACAGCCCTGCCTATGACCAGGGAATGAAGGAGGGAGACCAGATCATGCAG GTAAATAAAGTTGATTTTGGCCATTTTACTCGTGAAGACGCAGCCAACTTCCTCCTGAACAtcaagagaggagagatggtTGAAATCTGCACTCAGAACAAGATGGACA TTTATAAGAAGATCATCAAGTCCAACCTGGCAGACAACTTCTACATCCGCACCCACTTCGACCACGAGGCAGACACCCCCATTGGTCTGAACTTCACCAGAGGAGAGGTGTTCAGGGTGGTGGACACGATGCACCGTGGGAAGCTGGGCAACTGGCTGGCCATCCGCATGGGGAACGACCTGCATGAGCTGGATAAAGGGACCATCCCCAACCAGGCCAA GGCGGAGACGCTGGCCAGCATAGAGCAGGCACAGCGGGGGACTGGAGAGAAACAGGTGACGGGACCCAGAGCTGAGTTCTGGAAACTACGAGGGCTCAGAGGGAACAAAAAGAACGAAAAGAACGTCCGCCGGTCTCGCGACGACCTCCTGCAGCTCACCATCCAGGGCAAATTCCCGGCCTATGAGAGAGTCCTGCTCAGAGAAG CTAATTTCAAACGGCCCATCGTCATTATGGGTCCCCTTAATGATATCGCTATGGATAAGCTGGCCAGAGAGATGCCTGATGAATATGAAGTGGCAG ACATGGTTCCTCGCGGTGGAGGAGACGGTGGCTCCACAGTTATTAAACTGGACACTGTGAGGAGGATAGCAGAGAAG GACAAGCACCCTCTGCTGGACATCACTCCCACTGCAGTGGAGAGGCTGAACTACATCCAGTATCACCCTATGGTACTGTTCTTGGACCCTCACAGCCGCAAAGACGTCAAGACCATGAGGCAGAAGTACAACCCCAACTCAAACAAGAGCTCCAGACGGCTTTACACACAGGCCCTCAAGTTGAGGAAACACTGCAGCCACCTTTTCTCAG CACGTATCGACCTGCAGCCCAGCTCCAATGTTTGGTATGAGATTCTGAAGGATAAGATCCGCCACCAGCAGTCAAAACCCGTCTGGGTGTCTGAAGTCACG tTGGAGAGTGGTGGAGAACAGGACCTGGATGCGCTGGACCAAACCCAGTCTGACTACCTCAGTGCTGCTAGTGACCTAGAGGACACTGATGGAGAAGCCTTCACCGACGGAGAGGCCTACACAGACAACGAGGACCTGGAGGAGGCTTACCCCGGTCAGCAGGCTGCCAGGCTCCCGCGAGGCTCCAGGGTAGCTGGAGCCGCTTTAGCCCGATCTTCCGAGCCGGCCTCGGGGCACCACAGCCCCGCCATGGACTCTGAGCCTGAGCCTGACTCATACTCGCTCAGAGAAATCCCACCTCTGATGCACGTACCTGAACCCAGGTCGCTCCACCGAGAGAATCCCAGCCCGCCTCACAGCGCTGATGAGGAGGAAGACCCCTCTCATCGCAGTTTTATGGACTCAGATTTCAGCGCCCTTGATAGGGGTACACCCACCACTCCATCAGATGGACCCCCAGATTTTATAGCCCCAGACCCCTCCACTCGATACTCTGTAAACGAGCCTACATATGCTGAGGTGCAGCGTGAGAACCCACAACACGCCAGCCTGTCTACTATTGAAGATAAATTACAGGAG GCTCGGTCGGCAGAGCCACAGGCACAAGCTGAGGAAAAGAAGGGCCCTCAGTTCATCGT GCTAGCACATCATCACCAAGCGGTCCAGTACAGACGCACACAGATCCGAGGAGGCAGCGACAGCTCCgaggatgaagaagatgaaATGGATGACATTGAATGGGGTCCAGCGACAGAACTCTAG
- the tjp3 gene encoding tight junction protein ZO-3 isoform X1: MKPGMEELTIWEQHTITLNKDPKLGFGFAISGGKDKPHPDNGDTAVVVSDVLPNGPAMGRLFTKDQIVMVNGVSMENVHSNYTIQTLKSCGKTANVTVKRPRKIQIPATARPSRAASHSNLLDQDPPRRARRYSDGSDNRDSNRYRYRARSTTPDRNGHGNTLPLMSTGYKRLPQQDVAEKPIRTTLVKKKITDEYGLKLGSQIFIKHMTESGLAAKEGTLQEGDLILKINGMTTENLSLLETKHLVEKSRGKLTMTVLRDNRKFLVSIPEVEDSAPNSEDDHRRDSSSELEDISDLDMPSHRASRQPTREKRTRRTRAEPPPAKSRDSSPVRSTLSRPAPRSYATRRALSDSESDRSASPPPTRRERDSPEMKDQSSKYKTLSGVSTLPNPRSSPVVHNWTTSRTSSSASRPRRPVSDSDSDRSASPPPRSHGPRPDSRYKVLPDLPHPGLRASPVHVRQEPPRRVNSPVRAPPPDSESESDSSLGPPQRQSTTYSQDSNSRYRVLPDVSQQPQLEPPRWSAASVTASNPPPKAHSESESEASYASVPRRESTDSGNSAKDKVLREIKSPSVAVRQEPPRRVPSLTRPPPDDSSGSDQLSYLRRSGSSERGETHRSVPAAANGSGTLRSGISVKSNPPAYSKSTEEPIYSLPPDSYPSPANPGYSSDVHTVAFVKEGSVGLRLVGGNDVGIFVGGVQPNSPAYDQGMKEGDQIMQVNKVDFGHFTREDAANFLLNIKRGEMVEICTQNKMDIYKKIIKSNLADNFYIRTHFDHEADTPIGLNFTRGEVFRVVDTMHRGKLGNWLAIRMGNDLHELDKGTIPNQAKAETLASIEQAQRGTGEKQVTGPRAEFWKLRGLRGNKKNEKNVRRSRDDLLQLTIQGKFPAYERVLLREANFKRPIVIMGPLNDIAMDKLAREMPDEYEVADMVPRGGGDGGSTVIKLDTVRRIAEKDKHPLLDITPTAVERLNYIQYHPMVLFLDPHSRKDVKTMRQKYNPNSNKSSRRLYTQALKLRKHCSHLFSARIDLQPSSNVWYEILKDKIRHQQSKPVWVSEVTLESGGEQDLDALDQTQSDYLSAASDLEDTDGEAFTDGEAYTDNEDLEEAYPGQQAARLPRGSRVAGAALARSSEPASGHHSPAMDSEPEPDSYSLREIPPLMHVPEPRSLHRENPSPPHSADEEEDPSHRSFMDSDFSALDRGTPTTPSDGPPDFIAPDPSTRYSVNEPTYAEVQRENPQHASLSTIEDKLQEARSAEPQAQAEEKKGPQFIVLAHHHQAVQYRRTQIRGGSDSSEDEEDEMDDIEWGPATEL, encoded by the exons aaACCAGGCATGGAGGAGTTAACGATATGGGAGCAACATACAATAACACTAAACAAA GATCCCAAACTGGGGTTCGGTTTTGCCATATCAGGAGGCAAAGACAAACCTCATCCAGACAATGGGGATACAGCTGTGGTGGTGTCCGACGTGCTGCCAAATGGACCGGCCATGGGACGACTGTT CACCAAAGACCAAATAGTCATGGTCAACGGAGTGTCTATGGAGAACGTCCACTCTAACTACACCATTCAGACCCTCAAGAGTTGTGGCAAGACAGCCAACGTT ACAGTGAAACGGCCTCGTAAGATCCAGATCCCGGCGACTGCCAGGCCGTCTCGGGCCGCCTCCCACTCAAACCTGCTGGACCAGGACCCTCCCAGACGAGCACGTCGCTACTCTGATGGCAGCGACAACCGAGATTCCAACCGCTACCGTTACCGCGCGCGCAGCACCACGCCTGACCGCAACGGACATGGAAACACACTACCCTTAATGTCAACAGGGTACAAGAGGCTGCCGCAACAGGACGTTGCTGAGAAACCCATCAGAACGACTcttgttaaaaagaaaatcacagatG AATACGGATTGAAGCTCGGCAGTCAGATCTTTATAAAGCACATGACAGAATCAGGCCTAGCTGCAAAGGAAGGCACGCTGCAGGAGGGAGACCTCATTCTCAAG ATCAATGGCATGACGACAGAGAATCTTTCCCTGCTGGAGACCAAGCACCTGGTGGAGAAGAGCAGGGGCAAACTGACCATGACAGTGCTCAGGGACAACCGCAAGTTCCTGGTCAGCATCCCAGAGGTGGAGGACAGCGCCCCCAACAGTGAAGACGACCACCGCCGAGACAGCAGCTCTGAGCTGGAGG ACATTTCAGACCTTGACATGCCCTCTCACAGAGCATCTCGTCAACCCACCAGAGAGAAACGGACACGCAG aacGAGAGCTGAACCTCCTCCAGCTAAGTCTCGGGATTCATCACCTGTGCGCTCCACCTTGAGTCGACCTGCTCCAAGAAGCTACGCCACTCGCAGAG CTCTGTCTGACTCGGAGTCGGACCGCagtgcctctcctcctcccaccaGGAGAGAACGAGACAGTCCGGAGATGAAGGACCAGTCCAGCAAATACAA AACTCTGTCTGGAGTGTCAACCCTCCCCAACCCCAGATCCTCTCCTGTAGTTCACAACTGGACCACCTCTCGAACTTCCTCCTCCGCCTCACGGCCCCGAAGGCCGGTGTCAGATTCGGACTCTGACCGCAGCGCTTCCCCGCCACCACGCAGTCATGGCCCCCGGCCAGACAGCAGATACAA AGTTCTTCCTGACCTGCCCCACCCAGGGCTGAGAGCTTCCCCCGTCCACGTTCGACAGGAGCCACCAAGGAGGGTCAACTCTCCTGTCAGAGCCCCGCCCCCAg ACTCTGAGTCCGAGTCAGATAGCAGCTTGGGGCCTCCTCAGAGGCAGAGCACCACATACAGCCAGGACTCCAACAGCAGATACAG AGTCCTGCCAGATGTTTCCCAGCAGCCCCAGCTGGAGCCGCCAAGATGGAGTGCCGCCAGCGTCACTGCCAGCAATCCACCACCAAaag CTCATTCAGAGTCTGAATCAGAGGCCAGTTATGCATCTGTCCCTCGCAGAGAATCTACAGACAGCGGAAACTCAGCCAAAGACAA AGTCCTTCGTGAGATAAAATCCCCCTCAGTCGCTGTGAGGCAGGAGCCCCCTCGGCGAGTCCCATCACTCACCAGACCTCCTCCTGACG ATTCCTCAGGGTCAGACCAGCTTTCATACCTCAGGAGGTCAGGGAGCTCCGAGCGGGGCGAGACCCACCGCAG TGTTCCCGCTGCAGCTAATGGATCTGGCACCCTGAGGTCTGGCATTTCAGTGAAGAGCAACCCACCTGCCTACT CCAAGTCTACAGAAGAGCCCATTTACTCTTTACCTCCAGATTCTTACCCATCACCAGCCAATCCAGG GTACAGCTCAGATGTGCACACAGTGGCATTTGTGAAGGAGGGCAGTGTGGGTCTGAGACTCGTGGGGGGCAACGATGTCGGTATCTTTGTAGGTGGAGTTCAGCCAAACAGCCCTGCCTATGACCAGGGAATGAAGGAGGGAGACCAGATCATGCAG GTAAATAAAGTTGATTTTGGCCATTTTACTCGTGAAGACGCAGCCAACTTCCTCCTGAACAtcaagagaggagagatggtTGAAATCTGCACTCAGAACAAGATGGACA TTTATAAGAAGATCATCAAGTCCAACCTGGCAGACAACTTCTACATCCGCACCCACTTCGACCACGAGGCAGACACCCCCATTGGTCTGAACTTCACCAGAGGAGAGGTGTTCAGGGTGGTGGACACGATGCACCGTGGGAAGCTGGGCAACTGGCTGGCCATCCGCATGGGGAACGACCTGCATGAGCTGGATAAAGGGACCATCCCCAACCAGGCCAA GGCGGAGACGCTGGCCAGCATAGAGCAGGCACAGCGGGGGACTGGAGAGAAACAGGTGACGGGACCCAGAGCTGAGTTCTGGAAACTACGAGGGCTCAGAGGGAACAAAAAGAACGAAAAGAACGTCCGCCGGTCTCGCGACGACCTCCTGCAGCTCACCATCCAGGGCAAATTCCCGGCCTATGAGAGAGTCCTGCTCAGAGAAG CTAATTTCAAACGGCCCATCGTCATTATGGGTCCCCTTAATGATATCGCTATGGATAAGCTGGCCAGAGAGATGCCTGATGAATATGAAGTGGCAG ACATGGTTCCTCGCGGTGGAGGAGACGGTGGCTCCACAGTTATTAAACTGGACACTGTGAGGAGGATAGCAGAGAAG GACAAGCACCCTCTGCTGGACATCACTCCCACTGCAGTGGAGAGGCTGAACTACATCCAGTATCACCCTATGGTACTGTTCTTGGACCCTCACAGCCGCAAAGACGTCAAGACCATGAGGCAGAAGTACAACCCCAACTCAAACAAGAGCTCCAGACGGCTTTACACACAGGCCCTCAAGTTGAGGAAACACTGCAGCCACCTTTTCTCAG CACGTATCGACCTGCAGCCCAGCTCCAATGTTTGGTATGAGATTCTGAAGGATAAGATCCGCCACCAGCAGTCAAAACCCGTCTGGGTGTCTGAAGTCACG tTGGAGAGTGGTGGAGAACAGGACCTGGATGCGCTGGACCAAACCCAGTCTGACTACCTCAGTGCTGCTAGTGACCTAGAGGACACTGATGGAGAAGCCTTCACCGACGGAGAGGCCTACACAGACAACGAGGACCTGGAGGAGGCTTACCCCGGTCAGCAGGCTGCCAGGCTCCCGCGAGGCTCCAGGGTAGCTGGAGCCGCTTTAGCCCGATCTTCCGAGCCGGCCTCGGGGCACCACAGCCCCGCCATGGACTCTGAGCCTGAGCCTGACTCATACTCGCTCAGAGAAATCCCACCTCTGATGCACGTACCTGAACCCAGGTCGCTCCACCGAGAGAATCCCAGCCCGCCTCACAGCGCTGATGAGGAGGAAGACCCCTCTCATCGCAGTTTTATGGACTCAGATTTCAGCGCCCTTGATAGGGGTACACCCACCACTCCATCAGATGGACCCCCAGATTTTATAGCCCCAGACCCCTCCACTCGATACTCTGTAAACGAGCCTACATATGCTGAGGTGCAGCGTGAGAACCCACAACACGCCAGCCTGTCTACTATTGAAGATAAATTACAGGAG GCTCGGTCGGCAGAGCCACAGGCACAAGCTGAGGAAAAGAAGGGCCCTCAGTTCATCGT GCTAGCACATCATCACCAAGCGGTCCAGTACAGACGCACACAGATCCGAGGAGGCAGCGACAGCTCCgaggatgaagaagatgaaATGGATGACATTGAATGGGGTCCAGCGACAGAACTCTAG